Part of the Oerskovia paurometabola genome is shown below.
GGTACGAGACCTCGACGGCCCCGTCCCCGACGACGACGGGCTCGGTGTACTCGAGCCACTCGTCCGCGGGGGTGTCGGCGAGGCGGTACTCGACCCGGGCGAGGCCCGAGCCGGTGTCCGCGCCGGCCAGGGTGACCGTGCGCTTGGACAGCTCGGCCGTGGCGGTCGGTGCCGTGGCGTCGATCTTCACCACGTGCACGACCTCCTGCGACACGTTGCCGGCCTCGTCGCTCGCGCGGAAGGTGAGCGAGTGCTCTCCGCCCGCCGTGAGCGCGATGCCGTCCGTGTACGGGGCCCAGTCGGCGTTCCCGACCTTGACCTCGATCGACGGCGCCTGCGAGACGTCGTCGGTCGCCGTCGCGGAGACCGTCACGGCCCCGGTGTTCCAGCCGGACGCGCCGGCCGCCGGGTCCTGTGCGACGGCCACGACCGGCGCCTGCGTGTCCTCGTCACCCGTGGTGACGTGGAACCAGTCGAACGCCACCGTGACCGGGACCTCCTGCTCGGGGCCGATGGCCACGAGACCGAAGGACGTCAGTGCGGCGTCGTTGGTGACGGGCGCCCCGAGAGACGTCCAGTTGACCCCGCCGTCGCTGACCCAGCCCTGGTAGGTGTTGCCCACCTTCTCCATGCGCAGGTACCAGTAGCCCGACTCGGTCGTGTCCGCGATCTCGAGCTGACGGTTGCCGCCGCTCGAGGCCGCGTTCTTCTCCGACGCGAGCTCGGCACCCAGGTTGAGCGGGGTGCCCGGCTGGTTCTTGGCGACCACGTCGAGCTTGACGTAGTTGTCGTCGTCGCCGTAGGCCATCAGACCGGCGTACTGCCAGCGGTGCATCAGCGGTGCCTTGAAGCGCGTCTCCGCGACCCAGTCGCCCTCGGGGGCTGCCTGGAGCACGAAGTTGCGCGGGCTGATCGGGTTCGTGTTGTTGATGTCGCCCGGCTGCGTGGTGATGCGCAGCTCGCCACCGGCGACCTCGACCTTCGAGGCGTCGTAGCGGACCACGTTGTTCCAGCGGCAGCCGTCGAGAGCGGTGCCGTCGAACTCGTCGGACGGCTCACGGGTACCGTCGTCCTCGGAGTCCGGCGTGACCTTGAACCAGTCGACCAGGGCGACCGAGTCGGCCGTCCCCGTGTCCCCTGCGGCGATGACGCCGAAGGTGGCGTTCGCCTTGACCGGTGCAGAGCCCGGGATCGCGGTCCACGTCTGGCCGTCCGCGGAGTACGCGGCCGTGATGGCCGTGCCCGTGGAGGTCAGCTTGAGGTAGACCGACGACGGGAAGTCCGCCGCGACGTTCGTCTGGCCGTGCCACGTGCGCGCACCGCCGGTCTCCGTCTGGAACTCCAGGAAGCGGTTGCCGTTCTGGTTCTTCGTGAACGCGAACTTGGTGTACTCGTCGTCGTTCACGTGCACGAGGAGACCCGCGTGCTGCCAGTGCCGTGCGAGCGGGACCTCGACCTTGGTCTGGATCTCCCACGCCCCGGCAGGTGCCGGCTGGCCCAGGTAGCTGATCGGGCCCGGGACCGCCTCGTTGATGTCGCCCTGGACGACGGGCAGGACCGCCTTGCCGTCCGTGACGGTGATCGACTTCCCGGGTGCGGTGCGCACCACGGTCCAGCGACCGGTGTTGATGTCCGCGGCGTCGAAGTCGTCCGACTTCTGCGCAGCGCACTGCGGCGGGGTGTCCGTCCCGGGCTCGGTCGGGTCGACAGGATCGTCGTCGAACGAGAAGTCCTGGAACTCGACCGCGCTCGTGGCGGAGCTGTGCGCCGTCACGAAGAGACCGACGTCCTGGACCGACGCCGCTCCCGGCAGGGACACCGGGTCGCCGATCTGGGTGAAGTTCTCGCCGTCCTTGCTCCACGACGCGGTGTACAGGTCACCGTCGCGCTCGATCCGCACCCACGCGGGGTAGCTCGTCGAGCTGGCCGCCGAGGAGGTCAGGAGCTGCCCCGCGGCGTTGCCGCGCAGCCACTCGAAGCCGCCGCTCGGGCGGATGCCCAGGGCCGCGTAGCCCGGCGACTTGCCCGGCTGCGTCACGTCGTTGCGGACGATGAGACCCGCCTTGGCGGACCCGTTCGAGTTGCCCTGGCTGTTGACCTTGACCGTCGCGGACCACTTCTCGTCCGCGCCGGCCTCCTTGTAGATGGCCGAGTACTCGTCGGTGCCCTGCCACATGTTGGCACCCGCGGAGGTCACGAGGTACTTGCCCTCGGAGAGCTGCTCGAACGTGCCGTTCGCGTTGGTGAAGGTCTTCATGCCGGCGAACAGGTCACCGACCTGAGCCATGACGATGCGGGACTTCGTGGTGAGCCCCTTGTCGTTCGTGGCGACCGCGGTCAGCTTGTAGTAGTTGTCCGCCGTGGCGTTCCACGTCGTCGTGTACGGCGCGGACGTGTCCGTGCCGATCGACTGGCCGTTCACGAAGAACTCGACCTGCGTGACCGTGTTCTCGGCGTCGGTCGCGTCCGCGGTGACCGTGATCGCGCCCTGCTCGAGCTGGACGCCCGCCTCGGGAGCGGTCACGACGACCTCGGGACGGGTCGTGGCCGAGATGCCCTTGCCGTGCGCCTCGATGAAGTTCAGGCGACGCTCGCCCGCACCGGGGAACACGACGTACAGCGTGAAGCTCTCGCCCGGGTCCGCCACGTCGACGCGCACGTCCGTGAAGGTGCCCAGCCCGGTCTCCGGGACGGAGGCCGTGGCGAGGAGCTCGCCGTCGGGAGCGTCACGACGCAGCTCGACGGTGCCCGCCTGGGCTGCCGAGACGCGCAGCGACAGGGCGCTGATCTGGTGGAGGTTGAAGGGGTCGTACGAGGACCAGGCCCCGTCCTTGCCCGTGATGACGGACCCGCCGCCCTCGACGTCCCGGCTGGGGACCTGGGTCGTGCCCTGGGTAGCGGTCTGGAACTCGGCCTCACGCTTCTTGCCGAACACCAGCGTCGTGTCGGAGCCGGTCAGCGCGGGCACGTCGCCCTCGCCGCCGCCGTCCGTGTACCGGGCGTCGAGCACGTAGAAGACGTTCATGTCCTCGCCGTGGCCACCGCCCAGGCCGGTCTCGACCGAGCCCGTCGTGCCGTGGAGCGGCTCGGAGGGGTGCGCGTGGGCGTCGTGCCCGAGCGCCGGCTGGATGATGACGTTCTCGTCGACAATCGAGGAGTCCTCGGCGTCGCTGACCTCGACGTCCCAGTCGATCCGGTCGCCGAAGTCGAAGAACGACCCGGTCGGCGGCAGGTTGAAGTCGACCTCGGGGCGCGTGTTGCCGACCGTGATCGGGACCGTGGCGGTACCGACCTTGCCCGACGGGTCGCTCACCGTGAGGCGGGCGTCGTAGACGCCGTTCGCGGTGTAGGTGTGGCTCGGGGCCGCCTCGGTCGAGTCGGTCGTGCCGTCACCGTCGAAGTCCCACGCGTACGTGAGCGCCTCGTTCTCGGGGTCCGTGCTCGCGGCGCCGTCGAACGTGACGGTGAGCGGGGCCGTGCCCGAGTCAGGCGTGGCGGCCGGCTTGGCGACCGGGGAGCGCGAACCGGAGATGTAGTCGATGCGGTGCAGGCCCGAGTTCGGGTTGTCACGCCCGAAGCCGCCGCCCCAGTCGAGCACGTAGAGCGCGCCCTCGGGGCCGAACGTCGAGTCGATCGGGGCGAGGAACTGCTCGTTCGACAGGAACGGGTTGACCTTCTCGACAGCAGCGCCCTTCGGTGTGGCGTCCTTGAGGTCGATCGAGTACATCTTGTTGCGCGCCCACTCGTAGAAGAAGGGCTTGCCGTCGTAGTACTCGGGGAACTTGGTGTCCGACACGAGGTCGGCGTCGTAGCTGTAGAACGGGCCACCCATGGGTGCGAGCCCGCCGCCGGCGTTGATGACGCCGGGGGCCGAGGTGCGCTGGTAGCCGTAGTACATGTCCGCGGGCTGGGCCGCGGGGAGCTGCGTCAGACCCGTGTTCAGGATCGAGTCGTTGACCGGGGCGGCGCAGTCGAAGTTGGCGCCCACCGTGACCGGGTTGGTGCGGTAGTCGACGTCACGGAAGGGCTCGTTCTTGCCCATGCACAGGGGCCAGCCGAAGAAGCCCGGCTCCTGGATGAGGTTCCACTCGGCGATGCCCGCGGGACCGCGGTTCGCGAGGTTGTCGGAACCGTTGTCCGGCGAGTAGTCGGCCACGCCGAGGTTGCCCGTGGCGGGGTCGATCGTGAACCGGAACGGGTTGCGGAAGCCCATGGCGTAGATCTCGGGCAGCGTCTTGTCGGTGCCCGGGGCGAACAGGTTGCCCTCGGGGATCGTGTACGTGCCGTCGGCCTCGGGGTGGATGCGGAGCACCTTGCCGCGCAGGTCGTTGGTGTTGGCCGACGTCGCGCGCGCGTCGTGCAGGCGGCCGTCGCGCTCCGAGAGCGGGGCGTAGCCGCCCGAGGGCTCCGAGTGCGGGTTCACGTCGTCGCCCACGCCGATGTACAGGTCACCGGTGCGGTCGTCGAAGATCAGGCTGCCGCCCGTGTGGCCCGGCTCGTCGGGCAGGCGCCCGGCCGGGACCTCGATGAGGACCTTCTCCGAGGCCGGGTCGATCACGGTGCCGCCCGGACCGCCGTCGGTCACGGTGAAGCGCGAGATCCGGTTGAAGAAGTTCTCCGGGTTCGTGTCGTCGGCCGAGGCCGGCGAGTAGTACTGGTACAGGTACCCGTTGGTCGCGAAGTCCTTGTCGAGCGCGATGCCCAGCAGGCCGTCCTCGCCGCCCGAGTACACGGGGATGGTGATCGCGGTCGTGGTGTTCTGGGTGCGCGGGTCGTAGACGCGGATCTGTCCGCGCACGAGCTCGGTGAAGAACACGCGGCCGTCGGGCGCGACGTCCATGCCGAAGGGTGCGCTCGTGTTGGTGTCGAGCGCGACCTTCTCGAACTGGCCCCAGTCGGTGCCGCCGCAGTCGCCGGCCACCTGGCCGGACGCCCACTGGACACCGCCCACGATGTGCTGGACCAGGTCCGGCTCACCGGTGAAGTGCGCGCCGAAGTGGCCCATGCCGGTCATCCAGGCGCGGCCGCCGTCGTAGGGCTTGCACCACGAGATCGGGTGGTCGGCGCCCATCTTGTTGCCGCCCGCGTCGTACGTCGACTCGTCCATCGTGGCGAGCACGTGCGCGCTGCCGCGGACGTTGGCCGAGTAGTTGTACCACTCGTCGGCGCGGTTCCAGCGCTGGTCGAGGTGGCTCGTCGAGGGGTGCACGCGGTCCTCGACCCGCACCGTCCCGGGCAGGCCGGGGCTGTTGCCGGTCGCGGCGTGACCGGGCATGAGCGCCCCGATCATGTCGTCCCACCAGCCGTAGTTCCCGCGCATGTCGGTCGCGTTGTGGATCGCGACGATGCCGCCGCCAGCCTGCTGGTAGCGCTCGAGCGCGGCCTTCTGGTCGGCGTTCCACGGGTCGCCCGACGTCTGGAACATCACCAGGGCGTCGTACTCGGCCAGTCCCGCGTCGGTGAAGACCGAGGAGTCCTCGGTGTGGTCGGACGCGATGCCCACGTCGGCGAACGCCGCCTCGAGCACCGGGGTGCCCTGCGTGATCGCCTCGGAGTGCCGGAACTGGGTCGTCTTGGTGAAGATGAGGACCTTGCGGTCGTCACCGGGAGCATGTGGTCCGTCGTGGGCGGCAGCCATGGTCGCTGGCGCGAGGGTGAACGCCAGAGCTCCGATGGTCAGCGCCGCGACGGCTCTTCCCCGCAGGGGAAGTCGCGCAGCCTTCATGTGTCTTGCCTCCAGGGCAGTCGGCACGTGGCGAGAGTCCGTGCCCCGCTCGTCGGTGAACGGGGCCGCACGTGCTGTGAAGAGTTACGTCGTCCCACGGCGTGCCGGCGCCGTCGGTCCTGCACCTACCGATCGGTCAGCCGCGCATCAGTCCTTTCAGGAAGGCCAGGCCATCGACAGCGATGGCGTCCTGGGTGGGGGCGAGCGGTCGCCAGATCGAGGCGGCCGTCGCGATGGTCGCGTTGTCGGCGGTGAACGACTCGATGCACAGCGAGCCGTCGTAGCCCACCCGGTCGAGCGCGCCGAGGAACGCGTGCCAGTCGAGGTGATCGCTGCCGGGGGCCCCGCGGTCGTT
Proteins encoded:
- a CDS encoding ThuA domain-containing protein; its protein translation is MAAAHDGPHAPGDDRKVLIFTKTTQFRHSEAITQGTPVLEAAFADVGIASDHTEDSSVFTDAGLAEYDALVMFQTSGDPWNADQKAALERYQQAGGGIVAIHNATDMRGNYGWWDDMIGALMPGHAATGNSPGLPGTVRVEDRVHPSTSHLDQRWNRADEWYNYSANVRGSAHVLATMDESTYDAGGNKMGADHPISWCKPYDGGRAWMTGMGHFGAHFTGEPDLVQHIVGGVQWASGQVAGDCGGTDWGQFEKVALDTNTSAPFGMDVAPDGRVFFTELVRGQIRVYDPRTQNTTTAITIPVYSGGEDGLLGIALDKDFATNGYLYQYYSPASADDTNPENFFNRISRFTVTDGGPGGTVIDPASEKVLIEVPAGRLPDEPGHTGGSLIFDDRTGDLYIGVGDDVNPHSEPSGGYAPLSERDGRLHDARATSANTNDLRGKVLRIHPEADGTYTIPEGNLFAPGTDKTLPEIYAMGFRNPFRFTIDPATGNLGVADYSPDNGSDNLANRGPAGIAEWNLIQEPGFFGWPLCMGKNEPFRDVDYRTNPVTVGANFDCAAPVNDSILNTGLTQLPAAQPADMYYGYQRTSAPGVINAGGGLAPMGGPFYSYDADLVSDTKFPEYYDGKPFFYEWARNKMYSIDLKDATPKGAAVEKVNPFLSNEQFLAPIDSTFGPEGALYVLDWGGGFGRDNPNSGLHRIDYISGSRSPVAKPAATPDSGTAPLTVTFDGAASTDPENEALTYAWDFDGDGTTDSTEAAPSHTYTANGVYDARLTVSDPSGKVGTATVPITVGNTRPEVDFNLPPTGSFFDFGDRIDWDVEVSDAEDSSIVDENVIIQPALGHDAHAHPSEPLHGTTGSVETGLGGGHGEDMNVFYVLDARYTDGGGEGDVPALTGSDTTLVFGKKREAEFQTATQGTTQVPSRDVEGGGSVITGKDGAWSSYDPFNLHQISALSLRVSAAQAGTVELRRDAPDGELLATASVPETGLGTFTDVRVDVADPGESFTLYVVFPGAGERRLNFIEAHGKGISATTRPEVVVTAPEAGVQLEQGAITVTADATDAENTVTQVEFFVNGQSIGTDTSAPYTTTWNATADNYYKLTAVATNDKGLTTKSRIVMAQVGDLFAGMKTFTNANGTFEQLSEGKYLVTSAGANMWQGTDEYSAIYKEAGADEKWSATVKVNSQGNSNGSAKAGLIVRNDVTQPGKSPGYAALGIRPSGGFEWLRGNAAGQLLTSSAASSTSYPAWVRIERDGDLYTASWSKDGENFTQIGDPVSLPGAASVQDVGLFVTAHSSATSAVEFQDFSFDDDPVDPTEPGTDTPPQCAAQKSDDFDAADINTGRWTVVRTAPGKSITVTDGKAVLPVVQGDINEAVPGPISYLGQPAPAGAWEIQTKVEVPLARHWQHAGLLVHVNDDEYTKFAFTKNQNGNRFLEFQTETGGARTWHGQTNVAADFPSSVYLKLTSTGTAITAAYSADGQTWTAIPGSAPVKANATFGVIAAGDTGTADSVALVDWFKVTPDSEDDGTREPSDEFDGTALDGCRWNNVVRYDASKVEVAGGELRITTQPGDINNTNPISPRNFVLQAAPEGDWVAETRFKAPLMHRWQYAGLMAYGDDDNYVKLDVVAKNQPGTPLNLGAELASEKNAASSGGNRQLEIADTTESGYWYLRMEKVGNTYQGWVSDGGVNWTSLGAPVTNDAALTSFGLVAIGPEQEVPVTVAFDWFHVTTGDEDTQAPVVAVAQDPAAGASGWNTGAVTVSATATDDVSQAPSIEVKVGNADWAPYTDGIALTAGGEHSLTFRASDEAGNVSQEVVHVVKIDATAPTATAELSKRTVTLAGADTGSGLARVEYRLADTPADEWLEYTEPVVVGDGAVEVSYRAVDVAGNVSEPLTLSVPPVEGGVTAEVVAKTQCTAGKVLVNVRVVNTDDAPATIKVSTPFGTKTFTGVAPGKSASQSFASRATSVEAGSATVVATIGDRTSTYTVDYAAASCG